The Musa acuminata AAA Group cultivar baxijiao chromosome BXJ1-8, Cavendish_Baxijiao_AAA, whole genome shotgun sequence genomic sequence TGTTTCTGTTttgtctcttcttcttttcaGTGTGGTATTAAAACAACTTAAGGGGAACATGATAACTTCTTTTGGCTTCCCCTCATCATCATAAAATATTGGAAGCATTTCTGTGGTTCTGAAACGTCTTGTTTAGATTCCTTTACATAACATGTAGATAATTAATGACATAAATCATGCTACACAGACTTTATGTTGGGGTTTTCATCATACATTGATAGGGTGCTATAGATTTATTACGTGAAGGTGCCTGTACTTGTAGTTCTTTTAGTTGGTAACAATTTTCAGTGTCCATGTTTTCCAAGCCTGCATATACTTTTCTTTTTGCGATTTTAGGTGACTTCCTTAACATGTAGTGTTGATGATCTGATGCAATTGTTCTTTCCTTAGGCATAAATAATACACCAAAAAAGCCAGTTGAATGTCATATGAAGGCAGTTCTATCACTAGGGGCTTCAGAAGCTACCTATGCACCTCCAAAACTTGATTGTAGCCAGCCTTTTGTAAGTTTTATGGTTTCAGACTTTAAGGTGACATTGATTACTTTAAGCACTGGGGTAGCAGCAtggttatttaatttattttctattGTGTAGATCTGATACGTCTTCTGAAATTCCTGTGGCAGGCTTGTATAACATATCCATATGCTGATATATACTATGGAGGCATCCCGGCAGTATATGGACCACATGCTATAGTAGGTGCTCCTGGGTGTATTCTTGCAATTTCTAAGTTGGTTGACAAAGTGTTACTGCTTTGTTTCTGCTAATTAAGTAAATAAGTGCAACTATTTTGCCTTTTCCAAGCAAGTAATTTACTGCTTGGTTTCTGCTAATTAAGTAAATTAGTGCAACTACTTGGCCTTTTTCAAGCGCCTTGGACAAGCAAAACAGAAAgtagaaaatagaaaaagaaaaaatgaaaCAAACAGAGAAAATAAAGATCTTTCACTTTAATTTGAGAGTACTTTTCTTCTGTGAGATCTGTGTTGTTATAGTTTTTCAATTATGTAATGTTGTTTAGTTATCAAAGAGCAGAATATCCTGTTGTATTTAATTAATTGTCAAAGTTTGGGAAACCTTTTTGAGAGTCTGTAATTTTGATTCTGAGGAAACCTTTTTGATAGTCTGAAATTTTGATTCTGAAAGGTAAATTCAAACATACATCATCTAATCAATTCAAGTGTATTTAGATTGAAACTAAAAATTGAATGTAAGTTTTTCTGCCATGAATAGTAGAATGAAGTTTGCCTGAATCTTCTGAATCTCTTACCTATCTATAAAGATGCAATCTTCTTCATATTTTAATGTGGATTTACTAAGTAAaaacagtggaaagagttctctgTGCATATTGATCATAACAAACAGCCTTTAAATAAAGTTTCTGAATTTTGTCTTAggcataaaaatatattagaatctAAGCAAAAAAATTCATTTGCAAAAGAATCACTTTTAAACACTTGGTTTGGTTAGCTTTGACTGAATTGGAGAAACAAATTGGTTAAATCTGAAACTGTATAAATCACCTTGAGGTATACATAATGACTTCACATGTTTAGTTAGTGTTTTGGCAAGGAAAAGCTTGAAGTAATGGACCTAACGGGACACTGATCATGTAAAACTCTTACCTCTTTGTTATAGTAATTGTCCATCTGTGGTTTAATTTTCTTGGTGTACGACTTTGCTACTCATGTTAATGTCCTTTTGTGTGGGTTTAAAGAAATACACTAGCTAATGTATAGTTATTTTGACTTATCATCAGTTATGTTACATCAATGTATTGTCTTCAATCGCTAAAAGAGTCAATGTTTGGCTGCACATGCTTTCAGTTTGTGGGTAATACTTGAATGAAAAGTTTTTTGTATTAGCTTACTAATATATTGTTTATGATTTTGATTTTATAGTTTATCTATTTTTGATTTTCATATATTGTTTATGATGTCTctttaatgtttttgataatcagTAGTTCAATATTTTGCTTATACTGTGTGATGCTTGTGTCAACATTTCCAAATCAACTTTAGATATTAGTCAACATAGGACAACATCATAATCATGCCTTCATTTCCTTGTATTTGGAATTGACAATAGTTTGAGCCCAGAAGCCCTTCGATTCGTGTACTCTTGGAGTCTGTTTGAAGTGAATCAATGTCGTCAATCATTGTGTTGTTTGGGACTCCCAATTTGGTAATTTTATTTCCATCTTTCTCAAGTACCTTAAGGAGATGGTTTGCCAAGTTATAATTTCTGTTCAGCCTGCAATAGATTTGCTTGTTTTTTCCTACTTATATCATGAAAACACTTTTCCATTCCTTTTTTTCCTTGATTTTTTCTAAATTACCAAGTTGATTGATTGAGAATTGTGAAATTCTTCGGCTTTCTGCTTTTCTTCAAGTAAGCAAACCAAAAGTTTAGTATGATCCACCATCTTGTAATACTGTGTGCTACTTTATCGAAGATTTACCCTCTTCTAATAGCTGTATTGTGCTACTTTATTTTAGATTCACCCCCAAATGGCTGGAGTAGCATCCTATGCTCGAGTACCTTTGCCTACTGAACCTGCTGCTGAAGAACCCATTTATGTGAATGCAAAACAATACAGTGCAATCCTCAGAAGGAGGCAATTTCGTGCAAGGTTGGAGGCTCAAAACAAACTTATGAAATCTCGAAAGGTACAATCCTATTATAATATCTGTGCTTGTTTTTTATCCTTTCAGGTTTAAATGGTGAGGCCTGTGTAGCAATCTTCTAGACATATGGTGATAGAAGTTTCTACTTTCTAGTAGCTTACCAACAATATGGACCAACAGCTCCTAAAAATTGCTTTTTGTTCAGGATTCCACCTTGCTGCATTTTGTGTTCCAAATTCAGTCTAAAGCCATATCATGCTTTCAAATTTTCAGCGTTAGTTCTCTTTTTCAGTTTCTAATCATATGCATAGCTGGTACAATGAATTTTGCAGACTACTAGTATCtaaatttttcataaaatatttgctTTCTCTTACTGTTCCTCGTTCTTGACCGTTATTGGAAATAGAGTGTTTAAGCAGTATCATGACCTTGTAGCTTATATTATTCATTAACATATTAATGCATGTGGCATACTTATCCATCTGTTGTTTCTCTTGTTGTTTTGTCATGCATGCATTCATGCCTGGGTCCATTGGATGCTTGTGTTTGCTTATTGAATGAAGAACCTGTTCCTTTCTTTCATGGTGTTTTTAGTATGGAAATTTAGATCATGTAAAATATCAAGATGTATATAGTCAGTTGATACTGTACTCTCTAACGACTGATCTGCAAGCTCGAACTTGTAATCTATCTTGTTCTGTACATTTACAGCCATACCTTCACGAGTCTCGACATCTTCACGCGATGAAACGGGCAAGAGGATCAGGGGGACGTTTCCTTAACacaaaacagcagcagcagcaggaggatgCTCTGCCTTCTGCCATCATGGTGTGCCAGGATGCCTCGGCTTCTAAATCCTTATCCGGTGGTCGTCCTACTGGCTCTTCTGCCACATTAACCACCTCCAACACGATGATGGCTTCGACCAGCGGAAGCAGGACAGTGCAGCAGCATCAGTTCGGCTTTTCTTCATCCAAGTACCGCCCTCATGCTACGGTGTCTGTTCAAGGTGGCTGCAGCAAAATGCAAAATGGCTCGGAGCATCGAGTCCCTCCGATGAGGTAAACCACGGAGCAACCCATCATATCGTGTTTCACTGCGTTTGTTGCTTCCCTGGCAATTCATCCTTGGCTTACTGTGTTTGGACCAAAAATGGTTTGTTCCGTGTGGGTTGAACTATGTTTGCTTCTTGGATACTCTTTGTCCTGGATGTGTATGGTTACAGAAGCTGAACCCACTTCGATTTAAACCTTCATGTTGGTTCGTGTTGGTTGTGTACGCTTGAAGTCGCTGAGGATAGACTGATATTGTTCATGTAGTAAAATTTCGATAAAACGAGatggaaaaaattagaaaaaagaaaTATGTTTATTAACTTGTGAGGATGTCCCTTTGTTATAGAAAATGTGTTTttatttgaattatatatatattattttaatttgttaGTGACGTGACTGCGTTAGTGGCAATAAACACAATGGTGCGGCAATACTGTCCGATCCCACTCTTAATATAAATACTAATAACAATCATAGTTGTACCGTTGGTCGGTTCTTCTGTTGGCCCGTGGTTAAGCCCATTTACTCAGTCTTCACCGATTACCGGCATTTCTATTGGAT encodes the following:
- the LOC135586494 gene encoding nuclear transcription factor Y subunit A-3-like, whose amino-acid sequence is MDIMAENGNQLKHLGHQMHNQNSPSTQSTGQPHQEVSETSDCNNHEQHISSQSGINNTPKKPVECHMKAVLSLGASEATYAPPKLDCSQPFACITYPYADIYYGGIPAVYGPHAIIHPQMAGVASYARVPLPTEPAAEEPIYVNAKQYSAILRRRQFRARLEAQNKLMKSRKPYLHESRHLHAMKRARGSGGRFLNTKQQQQQEDALPSAIMVCQDASASKSLSGGRPTGSSATLTTSNTMMASTSGSRTVQQHQFGFSSSKYRPHATVSVQGGCSKMQNGSEHRVPPMR